The following coding sequences lie in one Anguilla rostrata isolate EN2019 chromosome 8, ASM1855537v3, whole genome shotgun sequence genomic window:
- the crema gene encoding cAMP-responsive element modulator isoform X1, whose product MTMETVVASQQDGSVNDSLSDGEAIKIQNESASSPISSLTQVSVGGSGGAPGPAAVAVVQLPGGQTVQVQGVIQTPQPSVIQSPQIQTNQAAAGESEDGEMTDSVIDCQKRREILSRRPSYRKILNELSSDTPAVPKIEEEKSEEEMASTNITTMSTPASIYQTSSGQYIAITQGGAIQIASPGGDGLQGLQTLTMSNSGAPQPGATILQYAPQSGDGPQQFFVPGSQVVVQAATGDMPTYQIRTPTSTLPQGVVMAASPAGLHSPQQHAEETTRKREVRLMKNREAARECRRKKKEYVKCLENRVAVLENQNKTLIEELKALKDIYCHKGE is encoded by the exons ATGACCATGGAAACTGTGGTGGCCTCTCAGCAGGATGGGAGTGTAAATGATTCTTTGTCTGACGGAGAAGCAATTAAGATTCAGAACGAGTCTGCCAGCTCTCCCATTTCTTCTCTTACACAG GTGTCTGTAGGGGGCAGTGGAGGGGCCCCAGGGCCTGCAGCTGTGGCGGTGGTGCAGCTACCTGGCGGTCAGACCGTTCAGGTCCAGGGAGTCATCCAGACACCCCAACCGTCTGTCATTCAGTCTCCACAAATTCAGACCAATCAG GCAGCAGCAGGGGAGTCAGAAGATGGAGAAATGACAGATTCTGTGATAGACTGccagaaaagaagagagattCTCTCCCGACGGCCCTCTTACCG AAAAATTCTGAACGAACTGTCATCGGACACACCTGCCGTTCCCAAAATCGAGGAGGAGAAATCTGAGGAGGAAATGGCTTCTACCAACATCACCACCATGTCCACACCCGCCTCCATATACCAAACCAGCTCAGGCCAGTACA TCGCTATAACCCAGGGCGGGGCCATCCAGATCGCCAGCCCAGGGGGGGACGGGCTGCAGGGCCTGCAGACTCTCACCATGTCCAATTCGGGAGCGCCCCAGCCCGGCGCCACCATCCTGCAGTATGCCCCCCAGTCTGGGGACGGCCCCCAGCAGTTCTTCGTCCCAGGCAGCCAGGTGGTCGTCCAAG CTGCCACAGGAGACATGCCCACCTACCAGATCCGCAcgcccacctccaccctgccGCAGGGCGTGGTGATGGCGGCGTCTCCGGCCGGCCTACACAGCCCACAGCAACACGCCGAGGAGACCACACGCAAGAGGGAGGTCCGGCTGATGAAGAACAG GGAGGCAGCGCGGGAGTGCCGGCGGAAGAAGAAGGAGTATGTGAAATGTCTGGAGAACCGGGTGGCTGTGCTGGAGAACCAAAACAAGACCCTCATAGAAGAGCTGAAAGCGCTGAAAGACATTTACTGCCATAAGGGCGAATAA
- the crema gene encoding cAMP-responsive element modulator isoform X2: MAVTGDETESAATGDMPTYQIRTPTSTLPQGVVMAASPAGLHSPQQHAEETTRKREVRLMKNREAARECRRKKKEYVKCLENRVAVLENQNKTLIEELKALKDIYCHKGE, from the exons ATGGCTGTTACTGGTGACGAGACTGAGTCAG CTGCCACAGGAGACATGCCCACCTACCAGATCCGCAcgcccacctccaccctgccGCAGGGCGTGGTGATGGCGGCGTCTCCGGCCGGCCTACACAGCCCACAGCAACACGCCGAGGAGACCACACGCAAGAGGGAGGTCCGGCTGATGAAGAACAG GGAGGCAGCGCGGGAGTGCCGGCGGAAGAAGAAGGAGTATGTGAAATGTCTGGAGAACCGGGTGGCTGTGCTGGAGAACCAAAACAAGACCCTCATAGAAGAGCTGAAAGCGCTGAAAGACATTTACTGCCATAAGGGCGAATAA